The following nucleotide sequence is from Gadus macrocephalus chromosome 18, ASM3116895v1.
AAAACACATAAAAATGCAGATGATTGAAcgattctctctcgctctctctctctctctctctctctctctctctctctctctctctctctctctctctctgtctgtctgtctgtctgtctgtctgtctgtctgtctgtctgtctgtcatagGCAACACCTATGCACTTAGCTCAGTGAAATAAATGTTAGATGTAATAGCAAATGTCTTTTGCATGAACATACCCTTATAGTCTTTGTTCCACTacagcaaattatataaaatagttAACTTTCAGGGAGACTTGGGCCTAACACATTCAGCCAGTTCGAACAGAAGAACAAAccagaataggcctgtttagTTAGCAGGATTTGATTCCGCATTCCTacacttataaaatgcaattcaatgtggaagtaatgcaagtattcagaatacaatactcagattgagtgatgaaacggaatacgttacatgttacatttttgggcatgtattctgtattctgtagcttgatacattttaaaagtaaccttcccaacactggtaatgacacacacagacacacacatgtggcgcccGCACGGtcatagctcattgtctcattggcgacATGTGACGACATACAGGGAaaattccaaatcagcgcgtcTGAGCCTTGCTTtatcaaaggcagagcaggatacctagtgctcgttttacacctaacgccatttctagctaccgGGGGACcataggggaactcatattaatgttagaaaaccttaTGAAGTGAAATTTAAACAAACCAGTAGTTTTATTGACCATTCAGGAAATATTTGTGTCTTTGGGCTTGTTTAATATGTAGGGAGGATCCAGGACTAGGTGGGCTGTGATCTAAAATAACGGACAACACGTGTCTAAGATCCCTGACGGATTCAGCATCATTATTCATTTGTAGGCTGTGGTCACCTTGTCAGTGGACCACAGATGGGAGGATGAGAGGCCAGAGGAGGAACAGAACTTTAGAGCAGTGGTCTTCAACGTTTTCCcggccaaggacccccaaactgacggagagatggagcggggaccccctacttatatattgtataaaattgtgtttcATATTAAACTATccttcttcttaattgaaggagctcTCTCCATCGGAtcaaaagtgtccatgtaaacgcggctaatgtGTTGTATTCATGTTAGGGGGGGGAATATAAAAAACATGTCTAACAAAAACTTTCGcgacccccctgcagtacctccgcggaccccctaggggtcgcggaccccctgttgaagaACTCTGCTTTAGAGGATTTCAGGAGGATTTAAATTCTTTGGCAGTTTGAAGgggagttgttgtttttttgctgtCTTGTTAACAGCTAATCTGGTATGAGTTAACAGGTTTTTATAGTTGACAGAGCGCTGGTCAGCCGATGTTagatttagggttaggggtcactGTCTGTATGTTATGGATGTTATTTGTTATATGTTGTGTAACTCTGAGGAGTTTCCATTAGTGTAGACATGGTGATGAGCAGGGCTGTGATCTAAATATAATCATGAAGCTTTTACTTGTCCTTCATAATGAAGGAATACTTTATTGACCTTTTTACTTTAGTATGAGGTATTCTCATCCAGatataataatgtgtgtgtgtgtgtgtgtgtgtgtgtgtgtgtgtgtgtgtgtgtgtgtgtgtgtgtgtgtgtgtgtgtgtgtgtgtgtgtgtgtgtgtgtgtgtgtgcgcacgttcTCTCCACAGGCGATcccaggagaggtcaaaggtttcCAGTGCTCAATCTGTACTGCAGaatcaaacagagctgatcaaggtgtgtaaatgAAACAAGACATTTGACTTCAGGTCTCTCAGCGGTGACCTAAGAACAGACGGAGAACACACTAGTCAGTAGTTTGACATGTCGTCGTTGAGGAAGAAGTCAGGGGATCAGAAACAGAAAGctgagagggaggaaaaggACCAACAGTTGGTCACCCAGTTTATACAGAGAAcggtttttatttattcacctTAGTTTGGTGCCCATTAACACTGAGCTACCTAGTGAATCATAGAATCTTATACCAATTAAATAAATACTTCatcaaacatgaaattaatttatgtatatctatgtatatctatgtatctatatctatatcactaatatatatatatatatatatatatatatatatgaatcaaTGAAAAGAGGATTGTTTAATGCAGCAGCAAGGCCTAACCTCTTCTACTTAACTACTATGCAGCCAGGGTAGATCTGTGAATACTGACCTCTAGTGGTGAAAAGGTGCCTGACAAACTTTGggaacatattgaaaaaaatgtaaaacgGCATTGAATGTCAATGAATTTCTAAAGAAAGCCTTTTTGCAAGAAAGAACAATAATGAGAGATGCCACTCATGTACCTCTGACATTCATACATCAATGTATTGGGTCATTTCAATtgcggcatttagcagacgcttttatccaaagggacttacgTCAGTTAATACACAttaacggcagagtcaaccatgcaaggcgacagccagctcgtcaggagcagttagggttaagtaccttgctcagggacacatcaacactctggggagctggggatcgaactagcaaccttttggttacaagacaacttgtctacctcctgagctgaaCCAACTCCATTTGTTTAGCACTAGGCTACACTAGAGCTACCAGTCTATCAATCTATGGGTGGTCAAATGGGTTTTCCAGGCTGGTGGGATGGCTAGGTAGGAGGCCCATTATATTCTTTCATAGGGTCCGCAATCTCTAGCGGTTACCCCGCTTTATGTGAGCATTGACAGCATCTCTTGTGGTGCTAATAGTCTCCAGGCTTCCCTCTTTAGACCAGCGAGACGTTAATCTAGGACAGATGCTTCTGATGTCCTCAGTTAGTTCAAAGTAAAGTTCcccttgatgtttgttctgttccagagggcgGAGGAGAAGGCACATGCTTttctagacaaggagctgaagaagctctggagggatctcttctcTGATTAtccacaatgctcagagagtcagagggaggaggaggaggaggtggatggtaagaacgaggagcagaggaggcgcgccatagagggagtggtagacatcacaaagctctgcctgatggagatgaaccaggaggaactggccgacaaGCTGTGGAGTGGTAAGATACTCAtataggttaaatggtttgatccaaatatgtagggttattgtgggccATCAGGTTAAATTGATTGATCCATACATGTacggttattgtgggggtatcaaattgaatggtttgatccagatatgtagggtggGGGTATTAGGTTAAAGTATGTTAAACATTATACTGCAGATCAATGTCAGAATTACTCAGTGGAAGAGATGCACTATCTTGTTATATCAGGTTAGGAAGTCACTTTCTGCTGAtactaggggtgcaacggatcacaaaactcacggttcggatcgtgtcacgtTTTTTGAGTCACAGGTCGGAttattttcggatcaacaacaataaagataataagacaaatgtgactttaaataaaatcttaaaatgtgtaaaaacgtaataaagtgaaaaattaggtaataatcctgctttctttaaaggagcatttcaccagtggaggcatgaatatgtattgaaattgggtcctatatgtagtcgaataataaaatacaattctaatttggtgccgtcttgaccgagaaaaggcagaaagtgactttttggcgcttgtggattgaagacaataACACCCACcgtgcaccacgatgcacagcttcgctggccactcccgctgatctagatctccgcctccCGTCCCTCTATCAGCCTCAGCTGCTCGTCGCTATATTGCGGCTCGTAAAGGTAGCCACGAACATCTGATTCGAGCATCAGATCTTCAAAATCCCCATCTTCTATatcagatccagtaccttccgccattgtaccttagttttatcaacagcctctgttagcatAGTTTCAGAGGCTGTGGATGTTTGTTTCTGTTGGTGAAACCACTGGCACTGCTcaaataggtctgtagcgtcagtgggtgcTTGTaatcttacgagaatcctcccctcttacacctcctatttacttctacgcaaaaatcgtcatattgcgtcatcttaaacaggaagtgttggagatcgatacggatccctccagtctctccagaaaataagggaatgctgcacgaccattcaaaaatatgagtgtgtttctaacgatacaaagcttaatggtaATTGGTGAAGTTTCCCTATAAGCatagtcaatatttaaaaaaattgcaatctgaggcattattccttcttctttttaacatggatagtaaataatccctaaccctggatttacaattcaggatgtctgcattgcctggggagagtttaaaGTCTACACTCTCcaaaggcaatgcagacatcctcatctttttttttttcatcaagtatggtagcgaaatacagtttctgtcttgttttatttggcacattgtaaatccattgatttccgatggaagactcattgctcatgcaaagggggttggttgtagtcttttcgctcggttctagacctactgttgatacggagaaccgagcgaaaagactacaaccaaacataaacatgtccagttccggttccggtttccgtttcaatgggatttagggaacgccaaataaaacacaacagaaactgtatttcgctacgatacttgatgatgttgttaataccggaattgtcctttcaACAAGCGCTGATCAAGTGAACGCACAACTCTATTTTTTAttagccgatccgcggatcacttgcgtcccgaaccgtgagggttgatccatACGGATCACGAGTAACctgtgaaccgttgcaccactagctGATACTCAAAAATAATAGCACTACTAACAAAGTTATAAGATCCATATGAAGTAGGATTTAGAACTGGTGTAATTTACTTCATTACACCAGTCCTATTGTTTGGACATGTGTAAAGCATGCGTCTTCTGGTTTGTGATTTAGGAGCTGTTGCTGCCCAGTACCAACATAAACTCAAGTCTCATCTGAAGAAGAAGTTCCAGTGTGTGCTTGAGGGAATCGCAAAAGCAGGAGAGCAAAGACCTCTGAATGAgatctacacagagctcttgatcacagagagaggcagtggagaggtcaacaaggaacatgaggtcagactgattgaaaaggCTTCCAGGAAGCCAGCCAATGAGGAAACACCAATTagatgtgaagacatctttaaacccttacctggacaagataaaccaatcagaacaataatgacaacCGGAGTGGCtggcattggtaaaaccgtcttaacacacaagttcactctggactgggctgaaggcaaagCCAACCAAGACATAGAAttcacatttctcctcactttcagagagctgaatttactgaaagggaAAGTGTTTAGCTTAGTGGAACTTCTGCATCAGTTTTCTGTTGAAACCAAAGAATCAGGAATCTACAGATACGACCATGACCAAGtagtcttcatcttggatggtctggatgagtgtcgacttcctctggacttccagaacaacccgatCTGGACTGATATCACAGAGCCGACCTCAGTagacgtgctgctgacaaacatCATAAGGGGAGTCCTGCTTCCCTCTGCTcacatctggataaccacacgccctgcggcagccaatcagatccctgctgagtgtgttgacatggtgacagaggtgagagggttcaatgacgcacagaaggaggagtacttcaggaagagattcagagaggggACACTGgcaagcaaaatcatctctcaCATCAAGAAATctcgaagcctccacatcatgtgtcacatcccagtcttctgttgggtcactgctacagttctggaggacttcttcaaaacatcccagagaggagaagaggtgccCAAGActgtgactcagatgtacagccacttcctgagggttcagtccatacagggggacaggaagtatcatGGGAGAACTAAAACTGATCCACACTGGAGTTcggagagcagggagatcattgtttctctggggaaactggcttttaaccagctggagaaaggtcAGCTGATTTTCTACGAGGCAGACTTGGCAGAGTGTGGCATCGatatcagagcagcctcagtgtactcaggagtgttcacccagatctttaaagaggagtgtgggctgtaccaggatagggtgttctgctttgtccatctgagcatccaggagtttctggctgccctttatgtctttctgtgCTACATCAACACTGGTGTCAATCTGATCTCAGAAGAACAGCCAACCTCCAGGGAAGAGGAACTCCTCCTCTACAAGAGTGCTGTGAACAAgaccttacagagtgagaacggacacctggacttgtttctccgcttcctcctgggcctctctctagaGACCAATCAGATGTTGCTACAAGGTCTTCTGGGACCAGGAGCAAATACATTACTGGGCAATCAAACTAAAAAAGTCCTGCCGGGACTGACAGAAAGAGGGTCACAGAGCAATAACCAAATCGTCCATTACATCAAGCAGAAGATAGGTGGAGATCTCTCTCAAGAGggaagcatcaatctgttccactgtctgaatgagctgaacgaccgttcactagtggaggagatccaacagtACCTGACATTAGGAAGTATCTCAAGAgaatctctctcctctgctcagtggtcagctctggtcttcatcgtactgacatcagaagaggagctggatgtgttttacctgaagaaatactctgcttctgACGAGGCTCTACTGGGGCTGCTGCCATTgatcaaagcctccaaaacatctctgtaggttcactcataacatgtattacaatacGCACAACAAAATATACATAATACTAGACTATTAAAGTTCAAATAACCTGCAAAACATATCTGTAGGCATACTTATATAATGTTTTAcgatacacacaaaacaatatacATACTaatataaaagtaatattaTGATGACAAAACAACTGTTAATAGGGTGCCAAGCACAAAGTGCGAAGGCAACCTATTGTAATTCAtagtttcattattattattattccgccACGTTTTACTTACACAGCCTAAACCGCTCGCACGCTTTTTATGAAACTTACTTTAGCTTTAGAGGCTGACTCAAGATTGAAAGAGAGCAAATAATACACTGATTGGCCTAAAGGTGGCGCCATAGCAACAGTCCAAAAatgcaaactttgaacaaaCATATCTCATAACCGCTTCGACGAAAAGTCATGAAACTTTGTTAACACAAGCATATCCCCATGCTGAACAAATATAACTCAAGAACCTATGACTTTATTTTGATACATTTATGAATATCTTGAACTTTGTTAAAAACACTCAGTTCCCTAAGGATCCTAGGTTTTTAGACATAGACAAACCTTTAGCCCAGCAGTTTTGAACAGGTGAGGCGCGCatcccctggggggcgccaaagAGCCACAGGGGAGGCGAGACACGCAACACGCAAAGCAAAAATACACATCTGTATGAAGCTCTATTGATTGTCCCAAATCACCAGAAGTCAGCAttaagggaggagacaggaccCAGCAAAAATCGTAGGAAATATGATCCTGAATGCGTTTCTGGTTTTCTGTGGAGAGCGAGTTCCCCCAGATCTCCACAAAGGCTATGAAAGTCCTAatccccttcacctccacctatTTATGTGAGTGTGGGTTTCCCGCACTGACCCttattaaaaacaaatatagatcaggctgcaggtggagggacaTATTGTAAATTGTTTAAATCTGAGGATTTATGTGGCTGAAATCGTTAACAAATTTGATGAAAATATGTGATTCTGCTCGATCTCATAACATTCCGTTGTCGTTCATTGATCAGAGAGCTGTCCATTGTGCTGATTCTTTTCGATCCATCTCCTTCAAAAGTGCCCTTAAGGCCCAGACACACAGCGCCGATTTCAGCCGTCGGGTGTCGTCGGTAGCTTTGTTTTGTTGACTTGTGGATAGGCCTACTGTTGATTGATAAAAGTAGCCTCAATTAGGCCTGCATGAAGTTGGAAATGATTTGCTTTTGCAAAGAATCGTTTATGAATGCACTTTTAAAAAAGTTGTGGAAATAACATTTCTTCAAATACAATAcctattaaaaaatatttacctTTGATTAGTTATTGAAAGTCATCATTGCCTGGAACACACAAAAGATGGCAATAACTGAAGAGGCGTGTGTTAGGTCAGGTAGATGGGATTTTTtttgttggagggggggggggggagctcggcTGCCCTTACCTACTCTAAGGGTAGACTCACATTCACCCaatttgaaaacccctgctttAGCCCATATCATCTATGGACCAATGTCCTCATTCTGACATAAAGCAAAGTCTGTACAATAAAGATTGAAGCACCCAGGAGCCATTGACTTTTCAAAACGGTGTGGTTTAAAACACATAAAGACTTAAATGCTTATATCAACATTAAAATGGACTGCTATGATCTTGAATCCCATACAAAAGTTGTTCAAAATCAAATTCTGAATAAAACAGACTCAACATATTTCCAATTAGGGTGTGGAATtgaaatgggcgtggcctgtgaCTAAAATCACCACAGTTCATAGACGGAATGTTTGATTGGAGCGGGACCAAATTAGTGGATGTTGGGGACCAAAGCCCCAACTGTTTAGGTAAAATAAAGTTGATTGACATAACATCATGGCCGCCAGATGCTCAAAATCGTCCAAAAATTAACTTAATGCCAAAAGGCAAGGTTAACTTAAACCAATCATCATAAAACTTGGTGCAGTCAAAGGAACATGGGTCAAGAGGAACACCCCCAACTTGTTCGACATCGGGCTATAGGGAGCGGTAAAACAATTAACTGAAAATGCAGCCTCTCCAAATTGCACCCAGATCAGGCGATTCGGGGAATTATATCAATTAACATAGTTGCAGACTTAATGGTCTGACCGGGTCGTCATGGTCTGCGTCAGGGTCTTAATTGTCTGTtagggtcttaatggt
It contains:
- the LOC132446848 gene encoding NACHT, LRR and PYD domains-containing protein 3-like isoform X6 produces the protein MKSDWSMDNPWYFKDGNQSTEKRRVQQERADSPGPSCVSMKSDASMDHPQNFKDGNQSIEKRRVLQERADSPGPSCVSVKSDISMDYPHNFKDGNQSIEKRRVQQERADSPGPSCVSMKSDASMGIPLNFKDSRPSRKEGRSQERSKVSSAQSVLQNQTELIKRAEEKAHAFLDKELKKLWRDLFSDYPQCSESQREEEEEVDGKNEEQRRRAIEGVVDITKLCLMEMNQEELADKLWSGAVAAQYQHKLKSHLKKKFQCVLEGIAKAGEQRPLNEIYTELLITERGSGEVNKEHEVRLIEKASRKPANEETPIRCEDIFKPLPGQDKPIRTIMTTGVAGIGKTVLTHKFTLDWAEGKANQDIEFTFLLTFRELNLLKGKVFSLVELLHQFSVETKESGIYRYDHDQVVFILDGLDECRLPLDFQNNPIWTDITEPTSVDVLLTNIIRGVLLPSAHIWITTRPAAANQIPAECVDMVTEVRGFNDAQKEEYFRKRFREGTLASKIISHIKKSRSLHIMCHIPVFCWVTATVLEDFFKTSQRGEEVPKTVTQMYSHFLRVQSIQGDRKYHGRTKTDPHWSSESREIIVSLGKLAFNQLEKGQLIFYEADLAECGIDIRAASVYSGVFTQIFKEECGLYQDRVFCFVHLSIQEFLAALYVFLCYINTGVNLISEEQPTSREEELLLYKSAVNKTLQSENGHLDLFLRFLLGLSLETNQMLLQGLLGPGANTLLGNQTKKVLPGLTERGSQSNNQIVHYIKQKIGGDLSQEGSINLFHCLNELNDRSLVEEIQQYLTLGSISRESLSSAQWSALVFIVLTSEEELDVFYLKKYSASDEALLGLLPLIKASKTSLLNDCQLSERCCEALASVLSSNSSSLRELDLSKNDLQDSGVKLLSTGLGSPHCTLETLRLNGCDLSERCCEALASVLSSNSSRLRELDLSTNDLQDSGVELLSAGLGSPHCTLETLRLIGCQLSERCCEALASVLSSNSSTLRELDLSNNDLKDPGVKLLSAGLGSPHCTLETLRLSGCLVTQEACASLASALSSNPSHLRELDLSYNHPGDSGAALLSAGLEDPRWRLDTLSVEHGGVCRLKPALKKYACELTLDPNTAFKGLSLSEENRKVTRVVENQSYPDLQERFDYWSQVLCRVGLTGRCYWEVKLEGGVDIGVTYRGIRRRGAGNHSAFGQNNKSWSLGLVDSGYSTFHNGSLKVIRLPPPRSNRVGVYLDRPAGTLSFYRVSPGGGGSSDTLKHIHTFQSIFSEEDLLPGFRLNKPGTSVSL
- the LOC132446848 gene encoding NACHT, LRR and PYD domains-containing protein 3-like isoform X1, which translates into the protein MRRERRGGPASKTIPSGEHGRQSKAKRRVLQERADSPGPSCVSMKSDWSMDNPWYFKDGNQSTEKRRVQQERADSPGPSCVSMKSDASMDHPQNFKDGNQSIEKRRVLQERADSPGPSCVSVKSDISMDYPHNFKDGNQSIEKRRVQQERADSPGPSCVSMKSDASMGIPLNFKDSRPSRKEGRSQERSKVSSAQSVLQNQTELIKRAEEKAHAFLDKELKKLWRDLFSDYPQCSESQREEEEEVDGKNEEQRRRAIEGVVDITKLCLMEMNQEELADKLWSGAVAAQYQHKLKSHLKKKFQCVLEGIAKAGEQRPLNEIYTELLITERGSGEVNKEHEVRLIEKASRKPANEETPIRCEDIFKPLPGQDKPIRTIMTTGVAGIGKTVLTHKFTLDWAEGKANQDIEFTFLLTFRELNLLKGKVFSLVELLHQFSVETKESGIYRYDHDQVVFILDGLDECRLPLDFQNNPIWTDITEPTSVDVLLTNIIRGVLLPSAHIWITTRPAAANQIPAECVDMVTEVRGFNDAQKEEYFRKRFREGTLASKIISHIKKSRSLHIMCHIPVFCWVTATVLEDFFKTSQRGEEVPKTVTQMYSHFLRVQSIQGDRKYHGRTKTDPHWSSESREIIVSLGKLAFNQLEKGQLIFYEADLAECGIDIRAASVYSGVFTQIFKEECGLYQDRVFCFVHLSIQEFLAALYVFLCYINTGVNLISEEQPTSREEELLLYKSAVNKTLQSENGHLDLFLRFLLGLSLETNQMLLQGLLGPGANTLLGNQTKKVLPGLTERGSQSNNQIVHYIKQKIGGDLSQEGSINLFHCLNELNDRSLVEEIQQYLTLGSISRESLSSAQWSALVFIVLTSEEELDVFYLKKYSASDEALLGLLPLIKASKTSLLNDCQLSERCCEALASVLSSNSSSLRELDLSKNDLQDSGVKLLSTGLGSPHCTLETLRLNGCDLSERCCEALASVLSSNSSRLRELDLSTNDLQDSGVELLSAGLGSPHCTLETLRLIGCQLSERCCEALASVLSSNSSTLRELDLSNNDLKDPGVKLLSAGLGSPHCTLETLRLSGCLVTQEACASLASALSSNPSHLRELDLSYNHPGDSGAALLSAGLEDPRWRLDTLSVEHGGVCRLKPALKKYACELTLDPNTAFKGLSLSEENRKVTRVVENQSYPDLQERFDYWSQVLCRVGLTGRCYWEVKLEGGVDIGVTYRGIRRRGAGNHSAFGQNNKSWSLGLVDSGYSTFHNGSLKVIRLPPPRSNRVGVYLDRPAGTLSFYRVSPGGGGSSDTLKHIHTFQSIFSEEDLLPGFRLNKPGTSVSL
- the LOC132446848 gene encoding NACHT, LRR and PYD domains-containing protein 4-like isoform X7, producing the protein MRRERRGGPASKTIPSGEHGRQSKAKRRVLQERADSPGPSCVSMKSDWSMDNPWYFKDGNQSTEKRRVQQERADSPGPSCVSMKSDASMDHPQNFKDGNQSIEKRRVLQERADSPGPSCVSVKSDISMDYPHNFKDGNQSIEKRRVQQERADSPGPSCVSMKSDASMGIPLNFKDSRPSRKEGRSQERSKVSSAQSVLQNQTELIKRAEEKAHAFLDKELKKLWRDLFSDYPQCSESQREEEEEVDGKNEEQRRRAIEGVVDITKLCLMEMNQEELADKLWSGAVAAQYQHKLKSHLKKKFQCVLEGIAKAGEQRPLNEIYTELLITERGSGEVNKEHEVRLIEKASRKPANEETPIRCEDIFKPLPGQDKPIRTIMTTGVAGIGKTVLTHKFTLDWAEGKANQDIEFTFLLTFRELNLLKGKVFSLVELLHQFSVETKESGIYRYDHDQVVFILDGLDECRLPLDFQNNPIWTDITEPTSVDVLLTNIIRGVLLPSAHIWITTRPAAANQIPAECVDMVTEVRGFNDAQKEEYFRKRFREGTLASKIISHIKKSRSLHIMCHIPVFCWVTATVLEDFFKTSQRGEEVPKTVTQMYSHFLRVQSIQGDRKYHGRTKTDPHWSSESREIIVSLGKLAFNQLEKGQLIFYEADLAECGIDIRAASVYSGVFTQIFKEECGLYQDRVFCFVHLSIQEFLAALYVFLCYINTGVNLISEEQPTSREEELLLYKSAVNKTLQSENGHLDLFLRFLLGLSLETNQMLLQGLLGPGANTLLGNQTKKVLPGLTERGSQSNNQIVHYIKQKIGGDLSQEGSINLFHCLNELNDRSLVEEIQQYLTLGSISRESLSSAQWSALVFIVLTSEEELDVFYLKKYSASDEALLGLLPLIKASKTSLLNGCDLSERCCEALASVLSSNSSRLRELDLSTNDLQDSGVELLSAGLGSPHCTLETLRLIGCQLSERCCEALASVLSSNSSTLRELDLSNNDLKDPGVKLLSAGLGSPHCTLETLRLSGCLVTQEACASLASALSSNPSHLRELDLSYNHPGDSGAALLSAGLEDPRWRLDTLSVEHGGVCRLKPALKKYACELTLDPNTAFKGLSLSEENRKVTRVVENQSYPDLQERFDYWSQVLCRVGLTGRCYWEVKLEGGVDIGVTYRGIRRRGAGNHSAFGQNNKSWSLGLVDSGYSTFHNGSLKVIRLPPPRSNRVGVYLDRPAGTLSFYRVSPGGGGSSDTLKHIHTFQSIFSEEDLLPGFRLNKPGTSVSL
- the LOC132446848 gene encoding NACHT, LRR and PYD domains-containing protein 3-like isoform X5, which translates into the protein MRRERRGGPASKTIPSGEHGRQSKAKRRVLQERADSPGPSCVSMKSDWSMDNPWYFKDGNQSTEKRRVQQERADSPGPSCVSMKSDASMDHPQNFKDGNQSIEKRRVLQERADSPGPSCVSVKSDISMDYPHNFKDGNQSIEKRRSQERSKVSSAQSVLQNQTELIKRAEEKAHAFLDKELKKLWRDLFSDYPQCSESQREEEEEVDGKNEEQRRRAIEGVVDITKLCLMEMNQEELADKLWSGAVAAQYQHKLKSHLKKKFQCVLEGIAKAGEQRPLNEIYTELLITERGSGEVNKEHEVRLIEKASRKPANEETPIRCEDIFKPLPGQDKPIRTIMTTGVAGIGKTVLTHKFTLDWAEGKANQDIEFTFLLTFRELNLLKGKVFSLVELLHQFSVETKESGIYRYDHDQVVFILDGLDECRLPLDFQNNPIWTDITEPTSVDVLLTNIIRGVLLPSAHIWITTRPAAANQIPAECVDMVTEVRGFNDAQKEEYFRKRFREGTLASKIISHIKKSRSLHIMCHIPVFCWVTATVLEDFFKTSQRGEEVPKTVTQMYSHFLRVQSIQGDRKYHGRTKTDPHWSSESREIIVSLGKLAFNQLEKGQLIFYEADLAECGIDIRAASVYSGVFTQIFKEECGLYQDRVFCFVHLSIQEFLAALYVFLCYINTGVNLISEEQPTSREEELLLYKSAVNKTLQSENGHLDLFLRFLLGLSLETNQMLLQGLLGPGANTLLGNQTKKVLPGLTERGSQSNNQIVHYIKQKIGGDLSQEGSINLFHCLNELNDRSLVEEIQQYLTLGSISRESLSSAQWSALVFIVLTSEEELDVFYLKKYSASDEALLGLLPLIKASKTSLLNDCQLSERCCEALASVLSSNSSSLRELDLSKNDLQDSGVKLLSTGLGSPHCTLETLRLNGCDLSERCCEALASVLSSNSSRLRELDLSTNDLQDSGVELLSAGLGSPHCTLETLRLIGCQLSERCCEALASVLSSNSSTLRELDLSNNDLKDPGVKLLSAGLGSPHCTLETLRLSGCLVTQEACASLASALSSNPSHLRELDLSYNHPGDSGAALLSAGLEDPRWRLDTLSVEHGGVCRLKPALKKYACELTLDPNTAFKGLSLSEENRKVTRVVENQSYPDLQERFDYWSQVLCRVGLTGRCYWEVKLEGGVDIGVTYRGIRRRGAGNHSAFGQNNKSWSLGLVDSGYSTFHNGSLKVIRLPPPRSNRVGVYLDRPAGTLSFYRVSPGGGGSSDTLKHIHTFQSIFSEEDLLPGFRLNKPGTSVSL